Proteins from a genomic interval of Streptomyces sp. NBC_01445:
- a CDS encoding aldehyde dehydrogenase family protein: MSYFTELAQQYIDGSWRPGRGAWDIIDFNPYNGDKLASITVASADEVDEAYRAAERAQKSWADTNAYTRRLVFERALRLVEEREDEISDAIVDELGGTRLKAGFELHLAKEFLRESIQLALRPQGRVIPSPVDGKENRLYRVPVGVVGVISPFNFPFLLSLKSVAPALALGNGVVLKPHQNTPICGGSLVAKIFEDAGLPAGLLNVVITDIAEIGDALLTHPVPKVISFTGSDAVGQHVATVCASQFKHAVLELGGNSALTVLDDADIDYAVDAAVFSRYVHQGQVCMAANRILVDRKVEKEFTEKFVAKVRSLKVGDPRDPSTVIGPVINSTQAEAVSGVVDQALAEGATALLHGKAVGNLVEPSVLTGLPADSPVLRQEIFGPVALLIPFDGDEEAVAVANDTPYGLSGAVHTRDVERGVAFARRIDTGMIHVNDGTVHDEPLVAFGGEKRSGLGRLNGEATVEAFTTQKWISVQHGRSQFPF, translated from the coding sequence ATGTCCTACTTCACCGAACTGGCCCAGCAATACATCGACGGTTCATGGCGTCCCGGCCGCGGGGCGTGGGACATCATCGACTTCAACCCGTACAACGGTGACAAGCTGGCCTCCATCACCGTGGCGTCGGCCGACGAGGTCGACGAGGCCTACCGCGCGGCCGAGCGGGCGCAGAAGAGCTGGGCCGACACCAACGCGTACACGCGCCGCCTCGTCTTCGAGCGGGCGCTGCGCCTGGTCGAGGAGCGCGAGGACGAGATATCCGACGCGATCGTCGACGAACTCGGCGGTACGCGGCTCAAGGCCGGGTTCGAGCTGCATCTCGCCAAGGAGTTCCTGCGCGAGTCGATCCAGCTGGCGCTGCGCCCCCAGGGGCGGGTCATCCCGTCGCCCGTCGACGGCAAGGAGAACCGGCTCTACCGCGTTCCCGTCGGGGTCGTGGGCGTCATCAGCCCCTTCAACTTCCCGTTCCTGCTGTCGCTGAAGTCGGTCGCGCCCGCGCTGGCCCTCGGCAACGGCGTGGTGCTCAAGCCGCACCAGAACACCCCGATCTGCGGTGGCTCCCTGGTCGCGAAGATCTTCGAGGACGCGGGCCTGCCGGCCGGTCTGCTCAACGTGGTCATCACCGACATCGCCGAGATAGGCGACGCGCTCCTCACCCACCCCGTACCGAAGGTCATCTCCTTCACCGGCTCCGACGCGGTGGGCCAGCACGTCGCGACGGTGTGCGCCTCCCAGTTCAAGCACGCCGTCCTGGAGCTGGGCGGCAACAGCGCGCTGACCGTGCTCGACGACGCGGACATCGACTACGCGGTCGACGCGGCGGTCTTCAGCCGGTACGTGCACCAGGGCCAGGTCTGCATGGCCGCCAACCGAATCCTGGTCGACCGCAAGGTGGAGAAGGAGTTCACCGAGAAGTTCGTCGCCAAGGTCAGGTCCCTCAAGGTGGGCGACCCCCGCGACCCGTCGACCGTCATCGGGCCGGTCATCAACTCCACACAGGCGGAGGCCGTTTCGGGTGTCGTCGACCAGGCGCTCGCGGAGGGCGCGACCGCACTGCTGCACGGCAAGGCCGTCGGCAATCTGGTCGAGCCGAGCGTCCTGACGGGCCTGCCGGCCGACTCCCCGGTGCTGCGGCAGGAGATCTTCGGGCCGGTCGCGCTCCTCATCCCGTTCGACGGGGACGAGGAGGCGGTGGCGGTCGCGAACGACACCCCGTACGGGCTGAGCGGGGCCGTCCACACGCGGGACGTGGAGCGGGGCGTCGCGTTCGCACGGCGCATCGACACCGGGATGATCCACGTCAACGACGGGACGGTGCACGACGAGCCGCTCGTCGCGTTCGGCGGCGAGAAGCGCTCCGGGCTCGGCCGGCTGAACGGCGAGGCGACGGTCGAGGCGTTCACCACCCAGAAGTGGATCTCCGTGCAGCACGGCCGGAGTCAGTTCCCCTTCTGA
- the rpsR gene encoding 30S ribosomal protein S18 encodes MPPRNPARDPVGRPDRKPAKSRPNPLDQAKITYIDYKDTDLLRKFLSDRGKIRGRRVTRVTAQQQRQIAAAIKNAREMALLPYATR; translated from the coding sequence ATGCCCCCGCGCAACCCTGCCCGCGACCCCGTCGGCAGGCCTGACCGCAAGCCGGCCAAGTCCCGCCCCAATCCTCTGGACCAGGCGAAGATCACGTACATCGACTACAAGGACACGGACCTGCTGCGGAAGTTCCTCTCCGACCGCGGCAAGATCCGCGGCCGTCGCGTCACCCGGGTCACGGCACAGCAGCAGCGCCAGATCGCCGCGGCGATCAAGAACGCCCGCGAGATGGCACTGCTGCCGTACGCCACACGCTGA
- a CDS encoding CobW family GTP-binding protein has protein sequence MTRLPVVIVGGLHAEARRAAVEELLVTVPGSVALHHDLSTAVQGTVVRTLRDATGVLGTGEAPLVNDCACCALREDLVPELEWLADAGLTLPQALGSARAGGTPIQALGSARAGGTPIQALGSARARGTSIAIVELWDSVEPKAMVEVIAAHGGPELSVTGVITGVDPALLLPYLGNGDDLMDAGLATAATDQRTIADTWARQLEYAPVLALVDSPEADDADRALLAQLHPTARQVPIGHGELAAAALGGFDVEAAAAAQHPACALLPADADEAGVSTLVWHRDRPFHPERLYAALEDLTCAAARSRGRFWLADRPDTLLHWDAAGGTLCVESAGPWLVSLPDAAWDMAPSVRRAAAALDWHPQHGDCCQHLVFTSPGLDRDGLAEILESCLLTDAEYGAGRESWKGLPRAFDTLLEI, from the coding sequence GTGACCCGGCTGCCCGTAGTGATCGTCGGCGGCCTGCACGCGGAAGCGCGCCGGGCCGCCGTCGAGGAACTGCTCGTCACGGTCCCGGGCAGCGTCGCGCTCCACCACGACCTCTCAACTGCCGTACAGGGCACAGTCGTACGGACCCTGCGCGACGCCACCGGAGTCCTCGGCACCGGCGAGGCGCCCCTCGTCAACGACTGCGCGTGCTGCGCCCTGCGCGAGGACCTCGTCCCCGAACTGGAGTGGCTCGCGGACGCCGGGCTCACCCTCCCCCAAGCTCTCGGCTCCGCTCGGGCAGGGGGGACCCCCATCCAAGCTCTCGGCTCCGCTCGGGCAGGGGGGACCCCCATCCAAGCTCTCGGCTCCGCTCGGGCAAGGGGAACCTCCATCGCGATCGTCGAACTGTGGGACTCCGTCGAGCCCAAGGCGATGGTCGAGGTCATCGCCGCGCACGGCGGGCCCGAGCTCTCCGTCACCGGCGTCATCACCGGCGTGGACCCCGCGCTCCTGCTGCCGTACCTCGGGAACGGCGACGACCTCATGGACGCCGGACTCGCGACGGCCGCCACCGACCAGCGCACCATCGCCGACACCTGGGCCAGACAGCTCGAATACGCTCCCGTGCTCGCCCTCGTGGATTCCCCCGAGGCCGACGACGCGGACCGGGCCCTGCTCGCCCAGCTCCACCCGACAGCCCGCCAAGTCCCGATCGGCCACGGCGAGTTGGCGGCCGCCGCGCTCGGCGGATTCGACGTGGAGGCGGCAGCGGCGGCCCAGCATCCGGCGTGCGCGCTGCTGCCCGCGGACGCGGACGAGGCGGGTGTCTCCACGCTCGTCTGGCACCGCGACCGGCCGTTCCACCCGGAGCGGCTCTACGCGGCCCTGGAGGATCTGACCTGCGCGGCGGCCCGCAGCCGCGGCCGGTTCTGGCTCGCCGACCGCCCCGACACGCTCCTGCACTGGGACGCGGCGGGCGGCACGCTGTGCGTCGAGAGCGCGGGGCCCTGGCTGGTGTCCCTGCCGGACGCCGCCTGGGACATGGCCCCGTCGGTCCGCCGCGCGGCCGCCGCCCTGGACTGGCACCCGCAGCACGGCGACTGCTGCCAGCACCTCGTCTTCACGTCACCCGGACTCGACCGTGACGGCCTCGCCGAGATCCTCGAGTCCTGCCTGCTCACCGACGCCGAGTACGGCGCGGGCCGCGAGTCCTGGAAGGGCCTGCCCCGCGCCTTCGACACCCTCCTGGAGATCTGA
- a CDS encoding type B 50S ribosomal protein L31: protein MRKDIHPNYGPVVFRDRAANHAFLTRSTATSDKTVEWEDGRTYPVIDVEISNVSHPFYTGNARVLDTAGRVERFERRFGKRGGR from the coding sequence GTGCGCAAGGACATCCACCCCAACTACGGCCCGGTCGTCTTCCGCGACCGCGCCGCGAACCACGCCTTCCTCACCCGGTCCACCGCCACCAGCGACAAGACCGTCGAGTGGGAGGACGGCCGGACCTACCCCGTCATCGACGTCGAGATCTCGAACGTGAGCCACCCCTTCTACACGGGCAACGCGCGCGTCCTCGACACCGCCGGCCGCGTGGAGCGCTTCGAGCGGCGCTTCGGGAAGAGGGGCGGCCGGTGA
- the rpmG gene encoding 50S ribosomal protein L33: MARNELRPVIKLRSTAGTGHTYVTRKNRRNDPDRVTLRKYDPVARRHVDFREER; the protein is encoded by the coding sequence ATGGCACGCAACGAACTCCGCCCAGTGATCAAGCTCAGGTCCACCGCGGGTACGGGCCACACCTACGTGACCCGCAAGAACCGCCGTAACGACCCCGACCGCGTGACCCTGCGCAAGTACGACCCGGTCGCACGCCGTCACGTCGACTTCCGAGAGGAGCGCTGA
- the rpmB gene encoding 50S ribosomal protein L28, with product MSAHCMLTGAAPGFGNRISHSHRRTSRRFDPNVQRKRYWLPSEGRHVQLRLSARAIRTVDAIGVEAAVARIRARGVRI from the coding sequence CTGTCCGCGCACTGCATGCTGACCGGGGCCGCCCCCGGCTTCGGCAACCGCATCTCCCACTCCCACCGGCGCACGTCACGCCGCTTCGACCCGAACGTCCAGCGCAAGCGCTACTGGCTGCCGAGCGAGGGCAGACACGTGCAGCTGCGGCTGAGTGCCAGGGCGATCAGGACCGTCGACGCGATCGGCGTCGAGGCCGCCGTCGCCAGAATTCGTGCCCGTGGAGTGAGGATCTGA
- the rpsN gene encoding 30S ribosomal protein S14 codes for MAEKSKIAKNEKRRRVVARYAARRAELNEIVRRLSSTDAERAAAQRELARQPRDASATRVRNRDSVDGRPRGYLRAFGLSRVNLREQAHAGFLPGVRKSSW; via the coding sequence ATGGCCGAGAAGAGCAAGATCGCGAAGAACGAGAAGCGCCGGAGGGTCGTCGCCCGATACGCCGCGCGCCGGGCCGAGCTCAACGAGATCGTGCGCCGGCTGTCGTCCACCGACGCGGAACGGGCAGCCGCACAAAGGGAGTTGGCACGTCAGCCGCGGGACGCGAGCGCCACACGCGTACGCAACCGCGACAGCGTCGACGGCCGGCCGCGCGGATATCTGCGCGCCTTCGGCCTCTCCAGGGTGAACCTGCGCGAGCAGGCGCATGCGGGCTTCCTGCCCGGGGTGCGGAAGTCTTCCTGGTGA
- a CDS encoding FUSC family protein gives MSWFRALKDTTRSGLSVERKRLEPLIALRGAAGLAIVITISLTFFGPAVAASSAFGAFQAAIATFQRSWRPRPELAVASGASLGVSTFLGYLTGGHLVLFLALLVLWTFLAGLAWAAGPTIGIIASSNVAMMLVTITLPTSVAAAAGHAAMMVFGGLVQAALVILFPVRRWGAHRDALADALAAEADYARRLRHDPVAPFDGEPLMLARSAAALTPRQARTRPAQLRGARGIAERIRPVLASLADPAVGVPDEGPERERVRELLGAAGSMLDAAARAIRHGAPVKVPPAAVAMFKTPDTGAILSGPAKRVAARLGSLLRDVLETAGARTDTQHPEPRNEKPQLARPTLVRLLPIAAGAMRKELHRGSPILRHAIRVSAVAAVGYLIGTALPFGHGYWAPMAAVMVMRPDFSQTYSRAVARFGGTLIGVALATGLVQVVHPDTALSATLAVICAGLMYLVMRTGQLAAQACIAAYVVFLLGMGGEAWDQTVPERVVLTLVGGLLAMLAYAVYPAWETPRLRTRLADWLLALGRYGAAVIGRYAEPGGGNLPDVREALLAARTAELAWQEAAARARTEPVRHRGLSRAAADDAEHALRHIGRVEMLMEAHLPERDATPVPAAARLAKALHTATEDGARAVRERRVPQWQAVRDALADWDGEGVPDRVVRRGASLLLEALEELSDALDTDVPPITLKPDPSPEDRKPEDRKPEDGNPEDQKPEGPPGPEDRAAR, from the coding sequence GTGAGCTGGTTCCGGGCGCTGAAGGACACCACCCGCTCGGGCCTGAGTGTCGAGCGGAAACGCCTGGAACCCCTGATCGCGCTGCGCGGCGCCGCCGGTCTGGCCATCGTGATCACGATCAGCCTCACGTTCTTCGGCCCCGCGGTCGCGGCGAGCTCCGCGTTCGGCGCGTTCCAGGCGGCGATCGCCACGTTCCAGCGCAGCTGGCGCCCCCGCCCCGAGCTGGCCGTCGCCTCCGGCGCGAGCCTCGGCGTCTCGACGTTCCTCGGCTACCTCACCGGCGGCCACCTCGTCCTCTTCCTCGCGCTCCTCGTCCTGTGGACGTTCCTGGCGGGCCTCGCCTGGGCGGCGGGCCCGACGATCGGCATCATCGCGTCGTCGAACGTCGCGATGATGCTGGTCACGATCACCCTGCCGACCTCGGTCGCGGCCGCCGCCGGGCACGCCGCGATGATGGTCTTCGGCGGTCTCGTCCAGGCCGCCCTCGTGATCCTCTTCCCGGTACGCAGATGGGGCGCGCACCGCGACGCCCTGGCCGACGCGCTCGCCGCCGAGGCCGACTATGCGCGCCGGCTGCGCCACGACCCGGTCGCCCCGTTCGACGGGGAACCGCTGATGCTGGCGCGCAGCGCCGCCGCGCTCACCCCGCGCCAGGCCCGCACCCGCCCGGCCCAGCTGCGCGGCGCCCGCGGCATCGCCGAACGCATCCGCCCGGTCCTCGCCTCCCTCGCGGACCCGGCCGTCGGCGTCCCGGACGAGGGGCCCGAACGCGAGCGCGTGCGGGAACTCCTGGGCGCGGCGGGCTCGATGCTGGACGCGGCGGCGCGGGCGATCCGCCACGGGGCCCCGGTCAAGGTGCCCCCGGCGGCGGTCGCCATGTTCAAGACCCCCGACACGGGGGCGATCCTCTCCGGCCCGGCGAAGCGCGTGGCGGCGCGCCTCGGCTCGCTCCTGAGGGACGTACTGGAGACCGCCGGCGCCCGGACGGACACCCAGCATCCCGAGCCCCGCAACGAGAAGCCCCAGCTCGCCCGCCCCACCCTCGTGCGGCTGCTCCCCATCGCGGCCGGAGCGATGCGCAAGGAGCTGCATCGCGGGTCGCCGATTCTCCGGCACGCCATCCGGGTGTCGGCCGTCGCCGCGGTCGGCTACCTCATCGGCACCGCCCTCCCCTTCGGCCACGGTTACTGGGCGCCGATGGCCGCCGTCATGGTCATGCGCCCCGACTTCTCACAGACGTACTCGCGCGCGGTGGCCCGTTTCGGCGGCACGCTCATCGGAGTCGCCCTTGCCACCGGGCTCGTCCAGGTCGTTCACCCGGACACCGCCCTCTCCGCGACGCTCGCCGTCATCTGCGCGGGCCTGATGTACCTCGTGATGCGCACGGGCCAGCTCGCCGCGCAGGCCTGCATCGCCGCGTACGTCGTGTTCCTGCTCGGAATGGGCGGCGAGGCGTGGGACCAGACGGTCCCCGAGCGGGTCGTCCTCACGCTCGTCGGCGGCCTCCTCGCGATGCTGGCGTACGCGGTGTACCCGGCCTGGGAGACGCCCCGCCTGCGCACACGCCTCGCGGACTGGCTGCTCGCCCTCGGCCGGTACGGCGCCGCCGTGATCGGCCGCTACGCGGAGCCCGGCGGCGGGAACCTGCCCGATGTGCGCGAGGCCCTGCTCGCCGCCCGCACGGCCGAACTCGCCTGGCAGGAGGCCGCGGCCAGGGCGCGGACCGAACCGGTGCGCCACCGCGGCCTCTCCCGCGCGGCGGCTGACGACGCCGAACACGCCCTGCGGCACATCGGCCGGGTCGAGATGCTGATGGAGGCGCACCTCCCCGAACGTGACGCGACCCCGGTCCCGGCGGCCGCCCGCCTCGCGAAGGCGCTGCACACCGCCACGGAGGACGGCGCGCGTGCGGTGCGCGAGCGCCGGGTGCCGCAGTGGCAGGCGGTACGGGACGCTCTCGCGGACTGGGACGGCGAGGGCGTACCGGACCGGGTCGTACGCCGGGGCGCGAGCCTGCTCCTCGAGGCCCTGGAGGAACTCTCCGACGCACTCGACACCGACGTACCCCCGATCACCCTGAAACCCGACCCGTCGCCCGAGGACCGGAAACCCGAGGACCGGAAACCCGAGGACGGGAATCCCGAGGATCAGAAACCCGAAGGGCCGCCCGGTCCGGAGGATCGAGCGGCCCGATGA
- a CDS encoding DUF2786 domain-containing protein: MTERTTRTTVEQAFAAALYGEGAEAGLDTGASLLAADPSADTQLALRGQEFVRRSWERGWQPADVMRVVVRDLEESPHGYIAARLIRAETARYEYLPARWDAQLAELPQDPGQASGPGTRGPRLDRFSYATAVLELYRLLLRLPPIEAVGPVPGESVARPVAGEPRELARIRALLAKAEATGYPPEAEALAAKAQELMTRHSVDAALLAARTHAKDTPVACRIGVEAPYETARAALLDAVASANRCRAVWNSGFGFSTVVGFESDLEAVELLHTSLLVQGTAAMTRAEAEQRAGGRKRTKTFRQAFLAAYAHRIGDRLAAVAEEVTGQSREGGLLPVLAARDVAVAGRTDDMFPQTVTTRVRGVSDGAGWAEGVAAADRARVSDRAEVRGGGTRR; encoded by the coding sequence ATGACGGAACGTACGACGCGGACCACGGTCGAGCAGGCCTTCGCCGCCGCCCTGTACGGGGAGGGCGCGGAGGCCGGGCTCGACACCGGTGCGTCCCTGCTCGCCGCCGACCCGTCCGCCGACACCCAACTCGCCTTGCGCGGGCAGGAGTTCGTGCGCCGGTCCTGGGAGCGCGGCTGGCAGCCCGCCGACGTCATGCGCGTCGTCGTACGTGACCTCGAAGAGAGTCCGCACGGATACATCGCGGCCCGCCTGATCCGCGCCGAGACCGCGCGTTACGAGTACCTGCCCGCGCGCTGGGACGCACAGCTCGCCGAGCTCCCGCAGGACCCGGGGCAGGCATCGGGCCCCGGAACGCGGGGCCCCCGCCTCGACCGCTTCTCGTACGCCACGGCCGTCCTGGAGCTGTACAGACTCCTCCTGCGCCTCCCGCCGATAGAGGCTGTGGGGCCCGTGCCCGGCGAGTCCGTGGCGCGGCCCGTCGCGGGGGAGCCGCGCGAGCTCGCCCGGATCCGCGCGCTGCTCGCCAAGGCCGAGGCGACCGGCTACCCGCCGGAGGCCGAGGCCCTGGCGGCGAAGGCGCAGGAACTGATGACCAGGCACAGCGTCGACGCGGCGCTTCTCGCGGCCCGTACGCACGCGAAGGACACGCCCGTCGCGTGCCGGATCGGCGTGGAAGCCCCGTACGAGACGGCGAGGGCGGCTCTCCTGGACGCGGTCGCGTCGGCGAACCGCTGCCGCGCGGTGTGGAACAGCGGCTTCGGGTTCTCCACGGTCGTCGGCTTCGAGTCCGACCTGGAGGCGGTGGAGCTGCTCCATACGTCGCTGCTGGTGCAGGGCACGGCGGCGATGACGCGGGCCGAGGCCGAGCAGCGCGCCGGGGGACGCAAGCGGACCAAGACCTTCCGGCAGGCCTTCCTCGCCGCGTACGCGCACCGCATCGGCGACCGGCTCGCGGCCGTGGCGGAGGAGGTGACCGGCCAGAGCCGGGAGGGCGGGCTGCTGCCGGTCCTGGCGGCGCGCGATGTCGCGGTGGCCGGCCGGACCGACGACATGTTCCCGCAGACCGTGACGACCCGGGTCCGGGGCGTCAGCGACGGCGCCGGCTGGGCGGAGGGCGTGGCCGCCGCCGACCGCGCCCGCGTCTCGGACCGCGCCGAGGTGCGCGGCGGCGGCACACGCCGGTGA
- a CDS encoding ABC transporter ATP-binding protein, with translation MTTPAVRLTAVRREYRGVTALDGVDLDFHAGTFTAVMGPSGSGKSTLLQCAAGLDRPTSGTVTVAGTDLTGLGERALTLLRRDRIGFVFQSFNLLPALTAAQNVALPLRLAGRRPSRAEVREALGRVGLAERAGHRPSQLSGGQQQRVALARALITRPAVLFGDEPTGALDTTTGRQVLTLLRELVDREGQTTVMVTHDPVAAARADRVVFLVDGRVVDELLAPDAATVAARMTGLEGLEGLEGPEGLEGRAGLEGGAGLGGGAGLGGDAGLGGGAGLGGGAGGTSTGIRSVSAGNTDNASLGKEVDAC, from the coding sequence ATGACCACACCTGCCGTGCGCCTCACCGCCGTACGCCGCGAGTACCGCGGCGTCACCGCCCTCGACGGGGTCGACCTCGACTTCCACGCCGGGACCTTCACCGCCGTGATGGGGCCCTCGGGCTCCGGGAAGTCGACGCTCCTCCAGTGCGCCGCGGGCCTGGACCGTCCGACGTCGGGCACCGTCACCGTCGCCGGGACCGACCTCACCGGACTCGGCGAACGGGCACTCACGCTCCTGCGCCGGGACCGGATCGGTTTCGTGTTCCAGTCCTTCAATCTACTGCCGGCGCTCACCGCCGCGCAGAACGTGGCGCTCCCCCTGCGGCTCGCCGGGCGGCGGCCCTCGCGCGCGGAGGTGCGCGAGGCGCTGGGCCGCGTGGGCCTCGCCGAGCGCGCGGGGCACCGCCCTTCACAGCTCTCCGGCGGCCAGCAGCAGCGGGTGGCCCTGGCCCGCGCCCTGATCACCCGGCCGGCCGTCCTCTTCGGCGACGAGCCGACGGGCGCCCTCGACACGACAACCGGACGTCAAGTCCTCACCTTGCTACGGGAGCTGGTCGACCGGGAGGGTCAGACGACGGTGATGGTGACCCACGATCCGGTGGCCGCTGCCCGCGCGGACCGGGTGGTGTTCCTGGTCGACGGGAGGGTCGTGGACGAGCTTCTGGCGCCGGACGCGGCGACGGTTGCTGCACGGATGACGGGACTGGAGGGGCTTGAGGGGCTGGAAGGACCGGAAGGGCTTGAGGGGCGTGCAGGGCTTGAAGGGGGTGCGGGGCTTGGAGGGGGTGCGGGGCTTGGAGGGGATGCGGGGCTTGGAGGGGGTGCGGGGCTTGGAGGGGGTGCGGGCGGCACGTCCACCGGCATTCGTTCCGTGTCCGCCGGTAACACCGACAACGCGTCGCTCGGCAAGGAGGTAGACGCATGCTGA